Proteins from a genomic interval of Desulfovibrio aminophilus DSM 12254:
- a CDS encoding lysophospholipid acyltransferase family protein, which translates to MAENRTDRLFELPALFHDPVRRALFSFVKRPVSRMLRLKTLNRLYSVAVDPACSAEDAPRFVSRALDTLGVVRRVGPADLARIPATGPLVVVANHPYGVVEGLALLELLGAVRPDVKVMANFLLGLVPEIRDQLIGVDPFGAPGAEGRSLAGLKQAIRWVRDGHVLAVFPAGEVASLKLTKFLVADPDWHPGVAGIVRSTKAPVLPVFFRGRNSNLFQAAGLIHPRLRTAMLPRETVKLRKGEVEAAVGRVIPFDKLEGFGSNREMIDYLRFRTYLLKRRAGKAKGGRAGAPARLKPLARAGNPAKLRREVESLPPSALLAESGAFQVFAAEARDIPGVLAEIGRLRELTFRGVGEGTGRAADLDRFDNSYTHLLLWNRENSEAAGAYRFGRTDAILARHGVGGLYTSTLFHYRPGLLERLSPALELGRSFVVPWHQKSYQPLLLMWKGLAAWIARNPRYRTLFGCVSVSGEYDAVSRELIVEFLSRHALLPGLSALVRPRRPPLLKAVRRLDGSFPELAFRDLEDVSALVEDVEGGRGIPVLLRQYLKLGGKLLGFNEDPDFGDCMDGLILVDLLDTDPRVLTRFMGAEEARAFLAFHRDGGGLTPRAAA; encoded by the coding sequence ATGGCCGAGAACCGAACCGATCGACTCTTCGAGCTTCCCGCCCTGTTTCACGACCCCGTGCGCCGGGCCCTGTTCTCCTTCGTCAAGCGTCCCGTCTCGCGCATGCTGCGCCTGAAGACCTTGAACCGTCTCTACTCCGTGGCCGTGGACCCGGCCTGCTCCGCCGAGGACGCCCCTCGCTTCGTGAGCCGGGCCTTGGACACCCTGGGCGTGGTCCGCCGCGTGGGCCCCGCCGATCTGGCGCGCATCCCGGCGACCGGCCCGCTGGTGGTGGTGGCCAACCACCCCTACGGCGTGGTCGAGGGGCTGGCCTTGTTGGAGCTGCTGGGGGCCGTGCGGCCGGACGTGAAGGTCATGGCCAACTTCCTGCTGGGCCTTGTGCCGGAAATCCGGGACCAGCTCATCGGCGTGGACCCCTTCGGCGCGCCCGGGGCCGAGGGCCGCAGCTTGGCCGGGCTCAAGCAGGCCATTCGCTGGGTGCGTGACGGCCACGTGCTGGCCGTGTTCCCGGCCGGGGAGGTGGCCAGCCTCAAGCTGACCAAGTTCCTGGTGGCCGACCCGGACTGGCACCCCGGCGTGGCCGGGATCGTGCGCAGCACCAAGGCCCCGGTGCTGCCGGTCTTCTTCCGGGGGCGCAACAGCAATCTCTTCCAGGCCGCCGGGCTGATCCATCCGCGTCTGCGCACGGCCATGCTTCCGCGCGAGACGGTCAAGCTGCGCAAGGGCGAGGTGGAGGCCGCCGTGGGCCGGGTCATTCCCTTCGACAAGCTGGAAGGTTTCGGCTCCAACCGCGAGATGATCGACTACCTGCGTTTCCGGACCTATCTGCTCAAGCGCCGCGCCGGGAAGGCCAAGGGCGGGCGCGCTGGAGCCCCGGCCCGGCTCAAGCCCCTGGCTCGGGCCGGGAACCCGGCGAAACTGCGCCGCGAGGTGGAGAGCCTGCCTCCCTCGGCCTTGTTGGCCGAGTCCGGGGCCTTCCAGGTCTTCGCCGCCGAGGCCCGGGACATTCCCGGGGTGCTGGCCGAGATCGGACGACTTCGCGAACTGACCTTCCGGGGGGTGGGCGAGGGCACGGGCCGGGCCGCCGACCTGGACCGCTTCGACAATTCATACACCCACCTCCTCCTTTGGAACCGCGAGAACTCCGAGGCCGCCGGGGCATATCGCTTCGGCCGCACCGACGCGATCCTGGCCCGGCACGGCGTGGGCGGGCTCTATACGAGCACGCTCTTCCACTATCGCCCGGGTCTGTTGGAGCGGCTCTCCCCGGCCCTGGAACTGGGGCGTTCCTTCGTGGTTCCCTGGCATCAGAAGAGCTACCAGCCGCTGCTGCTCATGTGGAAGGGCCTGGCCGCCTGGATCGCGCGCAATCCGCGCTACCGCACCCTGTTCGGCTGCGTGAGCGTGTCGGGGGAGTATGACGCGGTGTCCCGCGAACTCATCGTGGAGTTCCTCTCGCGCCACGCTCTGCTGCCCGGTCTCTCGGCCCTTGTGAGGCCGCGCCGTCCGCCGCTGCTCAAGGCCGTGCGCCGTCTGGACGGGAGTTTTCCCGAACTGGCCTTCCGCGACCTGGAGGACGTCTCGGCCCTGGTGGAGGACGTGGAGGGCGGCCGGGGCATCCCGGTGCTCCTGCGCCAGTATCTCAAGCTCGGCGGCAAGCTTCTGGGCTTCAATGAAGACCCGGACTTCGGCGACTGCATGGACGGGCTCATCCTGGTGGATCTCCTGGACACGGACCCGCGTGTGCTGACCCGCTTCATGGGCGCGGAGGAGGCCAGGGCCTTCCTGGCCTTCCATCGCGACGGAGGTGGGCTCACTCCCCGCGCCGCTGCCTAA
- the malQ gene encoding 4-alpha-glucanotransferase, translating to MIRGSGLLLHLTSLPSPFGVGDMGPEAHRFLDLLARGGQRHWQMLPLGPTEPGLGNSPYSSYSAFAGHTLLISPDFLREDGLLSGQELDGARLPATPHADFETATLARRGLLWRAFERAEAGLLDDTAFQRFLEDNAHWLNDFALFMAAKRRFNGAAWNLWPEDLRARREEALRHWGQELARDILFEKFCQRQFFRQWGRLKDRARELSVELVGDAPIYVTYDSADVWSRQELFRLDERGDPLVVAGVPPDYFSATGQRWGNPVYDWRTAEAQGFSWWIARLRHNFGLFGRVRLDHFRGFAAYWEIDAAEATAVRGKWVFAPGETLFSRLREEAGEIPIIAEDLGVITPDVVELKNSFGFPGMHILQFCFGPDLAHNPDAPHNQEQNSVVYVGTHDNNTARGWLRTDAGPGDKARLARYLGAEVREEDVSWALIRLAQSCPANTAIVTAQDLLSLDERGRMNTPGLANGNWSWRLLPGQLDESALSRLGELSAFYGRDGVEILRNDSYERSAAGLGAGAAWG from the coding sequence ATGATTCGCGGCAGCGGTCTTCTCCTGCATCTCACCTCCCTGCCCTCGCCCTTCGGCGTGGGCGACATGGGGCCCGAGGCCCATCGCTTCCTGGACCTCCTGGCCCGCGGCGGCCAGCGCCACTGGCAGATGCTGCCCCTGGGACCAACCGAACCCGGCCTGGGCAACTCGCCCTACTCCTCCTATTCGGCCTTCGCCGGGCACACCCTGCTCATCAGCCCGGACTTTCTGCGCGAGGATGGCCTGCTCAGTGGCCAGGAGCTGGATGGCGCGCGCCTGCCGGCGACGCCCCACGCGGACTTCGAAACCGCCACATTGGCTCGCCGGGGACTGCTCTGGCGCGCCTTCGAACGGGCCGAAGCCGGGCTCCTGGACGATACCGCGTTCCAACGCTTCCTGGAGGACAACGCCCACTGGCTCAACGACTTCGCCCTGTTCATGGCCGCCAAGCGCCGTTTCAATGGCGCGGCCTGGAACCTCTGGCCCGAAGATCTGCGCGCCCGGCGCGAGGAGGCCCTGCGCCATTGGGGCCAGGAACTGGCCCGCGACATCCTGTTCGAAAAGTTCTGCCAGAGACAGTTCTTCCGCCAGTGGGGACGGCTCAAGGATCGGGCCCGGGAACTCTCAGTGGAGCTCGTCGGCGACGCGCCGATCTACGTGACCTACGACTCGGCGGACGTCTGGAGCCGCCAGGAGCTGTTCCGCCTGGACGAGCGGGGCGACCCCCTGGTGGTGGCCGGGGTGCCGCCGGACTATTTCAGCGCCACGGGTCAGCGCTGGGGCAACCCGGTCTACGACTGGCGGACCGCCGAGGCCCAGGGCTTCTCCTGGTGGATCGCCCGGCTGCGGCACAACTTCGGGCTCTTCGGTCGGGTGCGCCTGGACCACTTCCGGGGCTTCGCGGCCTACTGGGAGATCGACGCGGCCGAGGCCACCGCCGTGCGCGGCAAATGGGTCTTCGCCCCGGGTGAAACGCTCTTCTCACGGCTGCGCGAGGAGGCCGGGGAGATTCCGATCATCGCCGAGGATCTGGGCGTGATCACCCCGGACGTGGTGGAGTTGAAGAACTCCTTCGGATTCCCGGGCATGCACATACTCCAGTTCTGCTTCGGCCCGGACTTGGCCCACAACCCGGACGCGCCGCACAACCAGGAACAGAACAGCGTGGTCTACGTGGGAACCCACGACAACAACACGGCCCGGGGTTGGCTGCGCACCGACGCCGGACCGGGCGACAAGGCGCGGCTGGCGCGCTACCTCGGCGCGGAAGTCCGCGAGGAGGACGTCTCCTGGGCGCTCATCCGCCTGGCCCAGTCCTGTCCGGCGAACACCGCCATCGTCACGGCCCAGGATCTGCTCTCCCTGGACGAACGCGGACGCATGAACACCCCGGGGCTGGCCAACGGCAACTGGTCCTGGCGGCTGCTGCCCGGCCAGCTGGACGAGTCCGCCCTGTCCCGGCTGGGCGAACTTTCGGCTTTTTACGGCCGCGACGGCGTGGAGATCCTGCGCAACGACTCCTACGAGCGTTCGGCGGCCGGATTGGGCGCGGGAGCGGCCTGGGGGTGA
- a CDS encoding threonine aldolase family protein, translating into MTGRFGEPLRSFASDNNSGAHPAILEALAEANEGMAKSYGDDPLSIHVDELFREHFGPRARIHYVVTGTAANVLGLRSVTQTWQSVLCSDLAHIHVDECGAPEAFGGIKVVPIPSASGKIDVQALRPHLQHKGYVHHSQPRVVQITQCTELGTLYSPEEIKTLADFCHKNDLILHMDGARLANACAALGLGFREMTTDLGVDVLSFGGTKNGMLMGEAVIFLNPDLGRDFRYVRKQGMQLVAKMRFVTAQFERYLRDGLWLENAKNANRAARRLAEQVDRIPGVTINRAVQTNAVFASLPRQAVERLLERYYFYIWREEPLEVRWMTSFDTTDEQVDAFAASVREAMNA; encoded by the coding sequence ATGACCGGACGTTTCGGCGAGCCCCTGCGCTCCTTCGCCAGCGACAACAATTCCGGGGCCCACCCGGCGATCCTGGAAGCCCTGGCCGAGGCCAACGAAGGCATGGCCAAGAGCTACGGCGACGACCCCCTGAGCATCCACGTGGACGAGCTGTTCCGGGAGCACTTCGGCCCACGCGCCCGCATCCACTACGTGGTCACGGGCACGGCCGCCAACGTGCTCGGCCTGCGCTCCGTGACCCAGACCTGGCAGTCCGTGCTCTGCTCCGACCTGGCCCACATCCACGTGGATGAATGCGGTGCGCCGGAAGCCTTCGGCGGCATCAAGGTGGTGCCCATCCCCTCGGCCTCGGGGAAGATCGACGTGCAGGCCCTGCGGCCCCATCTCCAACACAAGGGCTACGTGCACCACAGCCAGCCCCGCGTGGTCCAGATCACCCAGTGCACCGAGCTGGGGACTCTCTACTCCCCAGAGGAAATCAAGACCCTGGCGGACTTCTGCCACAAGAACGACCTCATCCTGCACATGGACGGCGCGCGCCTGGCCAACGCCTGCGCGGCCCTGGGCCTGGGCTTCCGGGAGATGACCACGGACCTGGGCGTGGACGTGCTCTCCTTCGGCGGGACCAAGAACGGCATGCTCATGGGCGAGGCAGTGATCTTCCTCAACCCGGACCTGGGCCGGGACTTCCGCTATGTGCGCAAGCAGGGCATGCAGCTGGTGGCCAAGATGCGTTTCGTCACGGCCCAGTTCGAGCGCTACCTGCGCGACGGCCTCTGGCTGGAGAACGCGAAGAACGCCAACCGGGCGGCCCGCCGCCTGGCCGAGCAGGTGGACCGCATCCCGGGCGTGACCATCAACCGCGCGGTGCAGACCAACGCGGTCTTCGCCAGCCTGCCCCGTCAGGCCGTGGAGCGGCTGTTGGAACGCTACTACTTCTATATCTGGCGCGAGGAGCCCCTGGAGGTGCGCTGGATGACCTCATTCGACACCACGGACGAGCAGGTGGACGCGTTCGCGGCCAGCGTACGCGAGGCCATGAACGCCTGA
- the rpmH gene encoding 50S ribosomal protein L34, producing MSKRTYQPSKTRRKRTHGFLVRSRTKNGRAILRRRRQKGRQRLAA from the coding sequence ATGTCCAAGAGAACCTACCAGCCGAGCAAGACGAGAAGGAAGCGGACCCACGGCTTCCTCGTCCGGTCCCGCACCAAGAACGGCCGCGCCATCCTGCGCCGCCGCCGCCAGAAGGGGCGCCAGAGATTAGCCGCCTGA
- the yidC gene encoding membrane protein insertase YidC yields MDNKRVIIALVLSFAVLFGWQYMFPPPKPTTPPPAAEQKQEAAPAPAQQIPPAPVADYAPVPGRAVTVKTPLFTAVLNSSGGVLERFSLERFKEDIRPDSRTVDMVGDARVKAPLGIILGGVPTWHMGQWGAPAGDLTLADGETKTLTFVGDSAGFRIERKLTFQAGSYLVREELTLTNLGGTPVQTRMSFTAASKTLSGASDSYNPTRVEYLFDKKSMTEKEKGDLEKGVSESGPLNWATINSNYFIFALLPQTEQATLKAMLQDGVYRLAVDQDLQVEAGAAKTLHCSYYLGPMDRGILSTMPANLGSAVDFGWFHLLAVPLLWILNWFYQFVHNYGLAIILLTVLIKLIFWPLSQKSYKSMEQMKKLQPMIQKLREKYGDDKQRLNQEIMHLHKTYKVSPLGGCLPMVVQIPVFFGLYKALLGAVELRHAPFIAHVPFTDLIWLADLSAKDPYYVTPLIMGATMFIQQKMTPSTGDPTQAKIMMFMPVVFTFLFLNFPSGLVVYWLVNNVLSIAQQWWMIRAQKK; encoded by the coding sequence ATGGACAACAAACGCGTCATCATCGCCCTGGTTCTCTCCTTCGCCGTGCTCTTCGGCTGGCAGTACATGTTCCCGCCGCCGAAGCCCACGACCCCGCCCCCGGCGGCCGAACAGAAGCAGGAAGCCGCCCCGGCCCCGGCCCAGCAGATTCCCCCGGCCCCCGTGGCCGACTACGCGCCGGTCCCGGGCCGCGCCGTGACCGTGAAGACTCCGCTCTTCACCGCCGTGCTCAATTCCTCCGGCGGCGTGCTCGAGCGCTTCTCCCTGGAGCGCTTCAAGGAAGACATCCGACCCGACTCCCGAACCGTGGACATGGTCGGCGACGCCCGCGTCAAGGCCCCCCTGGGCATCATCCTGGGCGGCGTGCCCACCTGGCACATGGGCCAGTGGGGCGCTCCGGCCGGCGATCTGACGCTGGCCGACGGCGAGACCAAGACCCTGACCTTCGTGGGCGACTCCGCCGGATTCCGCATCGAACGCAAACTCACCTTCCAGGCAGGCAGCTACCTCGTGCGCGAGGAGCTGACCCTGACCAACCTCGGCGGAACTCCGGTTCAGACCCGCATGAGCTTCACCGCCGCCAGCAAGACCCTCTCCGGCGCGAGCGACAGCTACAACCCCACGCGGGTCGAGTATCTCTTCGACAAGAAGAGCATGACCGAGAAGGAAAAGGGCGACCTGGAGAAGGGCGTGTCCGAATCCGGGCCGCTCAACTGGGCCACCATCAACAGCAACTACTTCATCTTCGCGCTGCTGCCCCAGACCGAGCAGGCCACGCTCAAGGCCATGCTCCAGGACGGCGTCTACCGCCTGGCCGTGGACCAGGACCTCCAGGTGGAGGCCGGCGCGGCCAAGACGCTGCACTGCTCCTACTACCTGGGCCCCATGGATCGAGGCATCCTGTCCACCATGCCCGCCAATCTGGGCTCGGCCGTGGACTTCGGCTGGTTCCATCTGCTGGCCGTGCCTCTGCTCTGGATCCTCAACTGGTTCTATCAGTTCGTGCACAACTACGGTCTGGCCATCATCCTCCTGACCGTGCTCATCAAGCTCATCTTCTGGCCCCTGTCGCAGAAGAGCTACAAGTCCATGGAGCAGATGAAGAAGCTCCAGCCCATGATCCAGAAGCTCCGGGAGAAGTACGGGGACGACAAGCAGCGCCTCAACCAGGAGATCATGCACCTGCACAAGACCTACAAGGTCAGCCCCCTGGGCGGGTGCCTGCCGATGGTCGTCCAGATCCCCGTGTTCTTCGGCCTGTACAAGGCCCTGCTCGGAGCCGTGGAACTGCGCCACGCGCCCTTCATCGCCCATGTGCCGTTCACGGACCTGATCTGGCTGGCCGACCTCTCGGCCAAGGACCCCTACTACGTCACTCCGCTGATCATGGGCGCCACCATGTTCATTCAGCAGAAGATGACCCCCTCCACCGGAGACCCCACACAGGCCAAGATCATGATGTTCATGCCCGTGGTGTTCACCTTCCTCTTCCTGAACTTCCCCTCGGGCCTGGTTGTGTACTGGCTGGTCAACAACGTCCTGTCCATCGCCCAGCAGTGGTGGATGATCCGCGCCCAGAAGAAATAG
- a CDS encoding pyridoxamine 5'-phosphate oxidase family protein: protein MRKSVQHDPALVADILDRAEVLHLALVDGDGPYCVTVNFALEGRTIYFHSGKEGRKARALGTGAPVAFAAEVDLEIKRGERACQWGWRFRGVHGRGLPRFVDDPGEKRRGLGLIMRKYAGSDDFPYDEKILAQTAVVAIDIEEATARLKGYER, encoded by the coding sequence ATGCGCAAAAGCGTGCAGCACGATCCCGCCCTGGTGGCGGACATCCTGGACCGCGCCGAAGTCCTGCACCTGGCCCTCGTGGACGGGGACGGCCCCTACTGCGTGACGGTGAACTTCGCCCTGGAAGGACGGACCATCTATTTCCATTCCGGCAAGGAGGGCCGCAAGGCCCGGGCCCTGGGAACGGGCGCGCCCGTGGCCTTCGCCGCCGAGGTGGATCTGGAGATCAAGCGCGGCGAACGGGCCTGCCAGTGGGGCTGGCGTTTCCGCGGCGTCCATGGCCGAGGCCTGCCGCGCTTCGTGGACGATCCCGGGGAAAAGCGGCGCGGCCTGGGCCTGATCATGCGCAAGTACGCGGGTTCGGACGACTTTCCCTACGACGAAAAAATTCTCGCCCAGACCGCCGTGGTGGCCATCGACATCGAGGAAGCCACCGCGAGGCTCAAAGGATACGAACGATGA
- a CDS encoding protein jag, with the protein MNEFKEFQGKNLDEAIEAACRHYDLNRDKLEIEIIGGGSTGIFGLVGVKKAAIKARPRKAISLQDMAPGREEPKPEPKPRAESKAETPRPEPQRPRETPRAEAPRIDIPEAPQRPETPRQAPYRPAFAPREDVIPAPAPIADAHLADEPEDAQPDFQPQAAAEPRADKPREPRQERERGRRDRRRGGDRERRPERQRQPRPEKAERPAPQDNGETEDVEEGLPKVDMTTLDPQLLEQAVRETLLKLLEPMIPEPKLNLEIIPDRVNVFIEDEENSGLIIGREGQTLASLQYLLNRIVARRMQCSVRVQIDTGEYRERQDEKLRQMALHLAEKADATGRTQSTKPLSSYHRRVVHVTLQENETVFTRSKGEGPMKRVLIVPKRRNGK; encoded by the coding sequence ATGAACGAGTTCAAGGAGTTCCAGGGCAAGAACCTGGACGAGGCCATCGAGGCCGCATGCAGACACTATGACCTGAATCGCGACAAACTGGAGATCGAGATCATCGGAGGCGGCTCCACCGGCATCTTCGGCCTGGTGGGAGTGAAGAAGGCGGCCATCAAGGCCCGCCCGCGCAAGGCCATCTCCTTGCAGGACATGGCCCCCGGCCGTGAGGAGCCCAAGCCCGAACCGAAGCCCAGGGCGGAGTCCAAGGCCGAAACGCCCAGACCCGAACCCCAGCGGCCGCGCGAGACTCCCCGCGCCGAAGCCCCGCGCATCGACATCCCGGAGGCTCCCCAGCGGCCGGAGACTCCCCGGCAGGCCCCCTACCGGCCCGCCTTCGCCCCGCGCGAGGACGTCATCCCCGCACCCGCGCCCATCGCCGACGCGCACCTCGCCGACGAGCCCGAGGATGCGCAGCCCGACTTCCAGCCCCAGGCGGCCGCCGAACCCCGCGCGGACAAGCCCAGGGAGCCCCGCCAGGAACGTGAGCGCGGCCGCCGTGACCGCCGCCGCGGCGGCGACCGGGAACGCCGCCCCGAGCGCCAACGCCAGCCGCGGCCCGAGAAGGCCGAACGGCCAGCGCCCCAGGACAACGGCGAGACCGAGGACGTCGAGGAAGGTCTGCCCAAGGTGGACATGACCACCCTGGATCCCCAACTCTTGGAGCAGGCCGTGCGCGAGACGCTGCTCAAGCTCCTGGAGCCCATGATCCCCGAGCCCAAGCTGAACCTGGAGATCATCCCGGACAGGGTGAACGTCTTCATCGAGGACGAAGAGAACTCGGGCCTGATCATCGGCCGCGAGGGCCAGACCCTGGCCTCCCTGCAATACCTGCTCAACCGCATCGTGGCCCGGCGCATGCAATGCTCGGTGCGCGTACAGATCGACACCGGCGAGTACCGCGAGCGTCAGGACGAGAAGCTGCGGCAGATGGCCCTGCACCTGGCCGAGAAGGCCGACGCCACGGGCCGCACCCAGAGCACCAAACCCCTCAGTTCCTATCACCGCCGGGTGGTCCACGTGACCCTGCAGGAGAACGAGACCGTGTTCACCCGCAGCAAGGGCGAGGGCCCCATGAAGCGAGTCCTCATCGTGCCCAAGCGGCGCAACGGGAAATAA
- the rnpA gene encoding ribonuclease P protein component — protein MSRLTWSRERRLRKSPEFSRCFGQGRKFSSKSFLLFVSARPDGPRQFRLGMAVSRKMGRAVVRNRIKRVVREFFRLHQDRISGPLDIVLVPKRSLDADRLTLAVATLELAPLLTRLTGNGGRGPDREKKACAP, from the coding sequence ATTAGCCGCCTGACCTGGTCGAGGGAACGCCGCCTCCGCAAGAGTCCCGAGTTTTCCCGCTGTTTCGGACAGGGACGGAAATTCTCCTCCAAGAGTTTTCTTCTGTTCGTCTCCGCGCGGCCCGACGGGCCCAGGCAGTTTCGCCTGGGTATGGCCGTAAGCCGGAAGATGGGGCGGGCGGTGGTTCGCAACCGCATCAAACGGGTGGTGCGAGAGTTTTTCCGGCTCCATCAGGATCGAATCTCCGGGCCACTGGACATCGTGCTCGTGCCCAAGAGATCGCTTGACGCGGATCGGCTGACACTTGCCGTCGCCACCCTGGAACTGGCCCCGCTTCTGACCCGCCTGACGGGAAACGGCGGACGCGGGCCGGACCGGGAGAAGAAGGCATGCGCTCCATAG
- the mnmE gene encoding tRNA uridine-5-carboxymethylaminomethyl(34) synthesis GTPase MnmE, with protein sequence MTLTGSIDTIVAVATPPGQGGVAIVRLSGPESRAVLRRLFRPTRPDFKDFRPSTLHHGHVLDAAGVILDEVLAVFMPGPGSFTGEDTAEIHCHGGLALPGAVLAECCRQGARPARRGEFSYRAWRNGRLDLTQAEAVAEAIAAPTRAAAQLAQVKLSGVLGRRVAALRAELEELKAQLCLAVDFPEEDVDCLPPDRLAEVVERGLAALDALLAGVERTRAWREGALAVLRGRVNAGKSSLLNALAGRERAIVTDIPGTTRDWLEELLDLDGLPVRLVDTAGLRRTESPVERAGLERAGELARGADLVLFVVGGDAPLSDEERQAADELSAERTLVVVNKDDLPRVEPWPGTELADRFEVAAVSARTGAGLEALAARLRERLAASTPEPEPDTVAPNLRQAEALRRARAELAELAVDAAGGLPYDLLGVRLDAACAILAEITGEIAAQDVLEAIFNRFCIGK encoded by the coding sequence ATGACGCTCACCGGCTCCATCGACACCATCGTCGCCGTCGCCACCCCGCCCGGACAGGGAGGCGTGGCCATCGTCCGGCTCTCCGGCCCGGAGAGCCGCGCCGTGCTGCGCCGCCTCTTCCGGCCCACAAGGCCGGATTTCAAGGATTTCCGTCCCTCCACCCTGCACCACGGCCATGTCCTGGACGCCGCCGGAGTCATTCTGGATGAGGTCTTGGCCGTATTCATGCCCGGCCCCGGCTCGTTCACCGGCGAGGACACGGCAGAAATCCACTGCCACGGCGGCCTGGCCCTGCCCGGAGCGGTGCTGGCCGAGTGCTGCCGCCAGGGGGCGCGCCCGGCGCGGCGCGGGGAGTTCAGCTACCGGGCTTGGCGCAACGGACGCCTCGACCTGACCCAGGCCGAGGCCGTGGCCGAGGCCATCGCCGCGCCCACTCGGGCCGCCGCGCAGCTGGCCCAGGTCAAGCTCTCGGGCGTCCTGGGCCGCCGGGTGGCCGCCCTGCGCGCGGAGTTGGAGGAGCTCAAGGCCCAGCTCTGTCTGGCCGTGGACTTTCCCGAGGAGGACGTGGACTGCCTGCCGCCGGACCGGCTGGCCGAGGTCGTGGAACGCGGGCTGGCCGCCCTGGACGCGCTGCTGGCCGGGGTGGAGCGGACCCGGGCCTGGCGCGAGGGTGCGCTGGCGGTCCTGCGCGGCCGGGTCAACGCGGGCAAGTCCAGCCTGCTGAACGCCCTGGCGGGCCGGGAGCGGGCCATCGTCACGGACATCCCGGGCACCACCCGGGACTGGCTGGAGGAGCTGCTCGACCTGGACGGCCTGCCCGTGCGCCTGGTGGACACCGCCGGACTGCGCCGAACCGAAAGCCCGGTGGAACGGGCCGGTTTGGAGCGGGCCGGAGAGCTGGCCCGGGGGGCGGACCTCGTGCTCTTCGTGGTCGGCGGCGATGCGCCGCTCAGCGACGAGGAGCGCCAGGCCGCGGACGAGCTTTCAGCGGAACGGACCCTGGTGGTGGTGAACAAGGACGATCTGCCCCGGGTCGAGCCCTGGCCCGGAACGGAACTGGCCGATCGCTTCGAGGTCGCGGCCGTTTCGGCCAGGACCGGCGCGGGCCTGGAGGCCCTGGCCGCGCGGTTGCGGGAACGCCTGGCGGCCTCGACGCCCGAACCCGAGCCCGACACCGTGGCCCCGAACCTGCGCCAAGCCGAAGCCTTGCGCCGGGCCCGCGCGGAACTGGCTGAACTGGCCGTCGACGCCGCCGGGGGGCTGCCCTACGACCTGCTCGGGGTGCGCCTGGACGCGGCCTGCGCGATCCTCGCCGAAATCACCGGCGAAATCGCGGCCCAGGACGTGCTGGAGGCCATCTTCAACCGCTTCTGCATTGGAAAGTGA
- the yidD gene encoding membrane protein insertion efficiency factor YidD yields MRSIALGLIWIYQKFLAPLLPPACRFTPSCSEYARQAVLAHGAFKGSVLAVWRVLRCQPWCAGGYDPVPPRFIQAFRNSKAS; encoded by the coding sequence ATGCGCTCCATAGCCCTGGGGCTCATTTGGATCTATCAGAAGTTCCTCGCGCCGCTCCTGCCTCCCGCGTGCAGGTTCACTCCGTCGTGTTCGGAATACGCCCGCCAAGCCGTCCTGGCTCACGGCGCGTTCAAGGGGTCCGTCCTGGCCGTCTGGCGCGTCCTCCGCTGCCAGCCCTGGTGCGCCGGGGGCTACGACCCCGTCCCGCCGCGCTTCATTCAAGCCTTCCGCAACAGTAAAGCGAGCTGA
- a CDS encoding DUF2064 domain-containing protein gives MKSCVLLLVDDPETEPASSRLAAETSPETAVALRRAMVEDMLDMLRWSESEVIVCRAPEFDEARCRAWLGDRPLWTQKGKDRSARRANALRRALTIKDFDRALVLDADIPQLDDETVRRALKGLEWNTCVLAPARGGFSLAGFDREGFLPDMFSHVPAEEPDALRRSLNVLEIYRRQPTLLDELAGVACLDDLRRLADNPPRHMTRSRALALFRRLAAQ, from the coding sequence ATGAAGTCCTGTGTGTTGCTGCTCGTCGACGATCCCGAAACCGAACCGGCGTCCTCGCGGCTGGCCGCCGAAACCTCGCCGGAGACCGCCGTCGCCCTGCGCCGGGCCATGGTCGAGGACATGCTCGACATGCTCCGCTGGAGCGAGAGCGAGGTCATCGTCTGCCGCGCCCCGGAGTTCGACGAGGCGCGCTGCCGGGCCTGGCTCGGAGACCGTCCGCTGTGGACCCAGAAGGGCAAGGACCGCTCCGCCCGGCGGGCCAACGCCCTGCGCCGGGCCCTGACCATCAAGGATTTCGACCGGGCCCTGGTTCTGGACGCCGACATTCCGCAGCTGGACGACGAAACCGTGCGCCGGGCCCTCAAGGGCCTGGAGTGGAACACCTGCGTTCTGGCTCCCGCCCGGGGCGGCTTTTCCCTGGCGGGCTTCGACCGTGAGGGTTTCCTGCCGGACATGTTCAGCCACGTGCCCGCCGAGGAACCGGACGCCCTGCGCCGCAGCCTCAACGTGCTGGAAATCTACCGCCGACAGCCCACGCTTCTGGACGAGCTGGCCGGGGTGGCCTGTCTGGACGACCTGCGCCGCCTGGCCGACAATCCGCCTCGGCACATGACGAGATCCCGGGCGCTGGCCCTGTTTCGGCGACTGGCCGCTCAGTAG